A single region of the Chroococcidiopsis sp. TS-821 genome encodes:
- a CDS encoding CusA/CzcA family heavy metal efflux RND transporter produces the protein MFNSILNQTLKNSIAQRWFIVVCAILVTVWGVFSATQMPLDVFPEFAPPQVDIHTEATGLAPEEVESQITVPIESAVNGLPGVTTVRSSSKVGLSMVQVVFDQDADIYQARQAVTERLQQVTNQLPEGVHSPEISPLASPLGTILQYAFTVNGQGKTSLMDLRRLVDSTLSNQILSVPGVTDVTIYGGDERQEQVLVDPEKLRSRNVSLTEVTNAARGANSNAPGGFLIGGGQELLVRGIGQVKSIADLQESVVKVQDSKPVFLKDVAVVKTGAALKRGDASFNGQPAVVLMINKQPDVDTPTVTKAVEAVMQSLQPNFPPDVQIAQTFRQSNFIDSAIGNVSGSLIEGIIIVSVIMLLFLMNWRTAVITLSAIPLSLLIGLMFMKAFGLGINTMTLGGLVVAIGSVVDDSIVDMENCYRGLRTNQAQGNPKHPFQVVYDTSVEVRLAVIFSTVIIVVVFAPIFSLTGVEGRIFAPMGLAYLLSIAASTLVAMTLSPALCAILLANQTLPQQGTFISRWAERLYRPLLNLSLRSPQIILGLALAALVAAFAIIPSLGRVFLPEFQEKSMVNSMVLFPGVSLDMTNRAGTALSNSLKDNPLYEWVQVRAGRTPGDADGAGVNMAHVDVELSDLAMQDREASVKQLREAFLKLPGVAPNIGGFISHRMDEVLSGVRSAIAVKIFGPDLTELRRIGEQVRDIIQPIGGVVDLQLEPQLPIRQVQIQYNRAAAATYGLSMEQLSGVVETALNGRVVSQVAENQQLIDISVALAENARNNLDAIRAIPLFTPTGQTISLSTVATVDYGMGANVVNREDVSRLIVVSANVAERDLGSVVSDIQAQIRQKVQLPNGYFIQYGGQFESEQRASNNLLVFSILAAIAIAVLMFFSVKSLSATIAIMINLPLALVGGIVSIALTGGVISIASLIGFITLFGVAVRNGLLLVDNYNNKFAQGMHLQDVIVNGSLERVNAILMTALTSALGMLPLAIASGAGNEILQPLAIVVLGGLFTSTALTLLVIPAVYAKFGKRLMPKQKSVAVETSFPVNAEPQPSASSVL, from the coding sequence ATGTTTAACTCGATTCTAAATCAGACGCTCAAAAACTCGATAGCTCAGCGGTGGTTCATCGTCGTCTGTGCCATTTTAGTGACAGTCTGGGGAGTCTTCAGTGCCACCCAAATGCCGCTAGATGTGTTTCCCGAATTCGCCCCACCCCAAGTCGATATTCACACCGAAGCGACTGGACTCGCTCCAGAGGAAGTAGAGTCGCAAATTACTGTACCGATTGAAAGTGCGGTGAATGGCTTGCCAGGTGTGACAACTGTGCGATCGTCCTCCAAGGTGGGGCTGTCGATGGTGCAAGTGGTGTTTGACCAGGATGCCGATATTTACCAAGCGCGGCAAGCCGTGACAGAACGGCTGCAACAGGTGACAAATCAGCTTCCTGAAGGTGTGCATTCGCCAGAGATTTCACCCCTAGCATCGCCATTGGGCACCATTTTGCAATATGCCTTCACTGTCAATGGACAGGGAAAAACGTCGCTGATGGATCTGCGTCGTTTAGTCGATAGTACGCTCAGCAATCAAATTTTGTCCGTGCCAGGAGTCACCGATGTCACAATCTACGGTGGAGATGAGCGTCAAGAACAGGTACTAGTTGATCCAGAAAAGCTGCGATCGCGCAATGTTTCCCTCACCGAAGTTACCAATGCAGCTAGAGGCGCAAACTCTAATGCCCCAGGCGGTTTTCTGATTGGCGGTGGTCAAGAACTGTTGGTGCGCGGCATTGGGCAGGTGAAATCGATCGCCGATCTGCAAGAATCTGTCGTGAAAGTTCAGGATAGCAAGCCAGTTTTTCTTAAAGATGTGGCGGTAGTCAAAACCGGAGCAGCCCTGAAGCGAGGAGATGCCAGCTTTAATGGGCAGCCTGCGGTGGTACTGATGATTAATAAACAGCCCGATGTCGATACACCTACTGTCACCAAAGCCGTGGAAGCAGTGATGCAATCGTTGCAGCCGAATTTTCCCCCTGATGTGCAAATAGCGCAAACGTTTCGCCAGTCTAATTTTATTGATTCTGCTATTGGCAATGTCAGCGGCTCTCTGATTGAAGGCATCATTATCGTTTCGGTGATTATGTTGCTATTTTTGATGAATTGGCGCACAGCGGTAATTACCCTGAGCGCAATTCCGCTGTCCTTGTTAATCGGGTTGATGTTTATGAAAGCCTTTGGTTTAGGCATCAATACCATGACGCTGGGTGGGTTAGTGGTTGCTATTGGATCGGTAGTAGATGATTCGATCGTCGATATGGAAAACTGCTATCGCGGACTCCGAACCAATCAGGCACAGGGCAATCCCAAGCACCCGTTCCAGGTTGTGTATGACACGTCTGTGGAAGTGCGGCTGGCAGTGATTTTTTCTACAGTGATTATCGTTGTCGTGTTTGCGCCAATCTTCAGTTTGACTGGCGTAGAAGGGCGGATTTTTGCGCCGATGGGATTAGCATATTTGCTCTCGATCGCGGCTTCTACACTGGTCGCCATGACCCTTTCCCCTGCCCTTTGTGCCATTCTGCTGGCGAATCAAACCCTGCCTCAGCAAGGCACATTCATTTCACGATGGGCAGAACGGCTGTATCGTCCCCTGCTGAATCTGTCGCTGCGATCGCCCCAAATTATTCTAGGTTTGGCGCTGGCTGCATTGGTTGCTGCTTTTGCGATCATTCCCTCTTTGGGACGGGTGTTTCTGCCAGAATTCCAGGAAAAATCGATGGTCAACTCGATGGTGTTGTTCCCCGGCGTCTCGCTGGATATGACTAATCGGGCAGGCACCGCGCTTTCCAATTCACTTAAGGATAATCCCTTGTATGAGTGGGTGCAGGTGCGAGCAGGACGCACTCCTGGTGACGCAGATGGGGCAGGTGTCAATATGGCACACGTCGATGTGGAACTCAGCGACCTGGCGATGCAAGACCGAGAAGCCAGCGTGAAACAACTGCGTGAAGCGTTCCTCAAATTGCCTGGTGTTGCACCTAACATTGGCGGGTTTATTTCCCACCGCATGGATGAAGTGCTGTCTGGGGTAAGAAGCGCGATCGCCGTGAAAATCTTTGGTCCAGACCTGACCGAACTGCGACGGATCGGCGAACAGGTGCGGGATATCATCCAGCCCATTGGTGGAGTTGTAGACTTACAGCTTGAACCCCAACTGCCGATCCGTCAGGTGCAAATCCAATACAATCGCGCAGCAGCAGCTACTTATGGCTTGAGTATGGAGCAATTATCAGGCGTAGTGGAAACTGCTCTCAATGGACGCGTGGTGTCACAAGTGGCAGAGAACCAGCAACTGATCGATATTTCTGTTGCACTGGCAGAGAATGCTCGCAATAATTTAGATGCCATTCGCGCCATTCCCCTCTTTACTCCCACCGGGCAAACCATTTCGTTGAGTACCGTCGCCACTGTAGATTACGGTATGGGAGCCAATGTGGTGAATCGGGAAGATGTGTCGCGGTTGATTGTTGTTTCAGCAAACGTGGCGGAACGCGATCTGGGCAGCGTGGTGAGCGATATTCAAGCTCAAATTCGGCAAAAAGTGCAGTTGCCCAATGGCTATTTTATCCAGTACGGCGGACAGTTTGAATCGGAACAACGTGCTAGCAATAACTTGCTAGTATTTAGTATCCTAGCTGCGATCGCCATTGCGGTACTGATGTTCTTCTCGGTGAAGTCACTCTCTGCCACAATCGCCATTATGATTAATCTACCGTTGGCGCTGGTGGGTGGCATTGTTTCCATCGCCTTGACTGGCGGTGTAATTTCGATCGCATCCTTGATCGGATTCATCACCTTATTCGGCGTTGCCGTCCGAAATGGCTTGTTATTGGTAGACAACTACAACAACAAGTTTGCTCAAGGGATGCACCTCCAAGATGTCATTGTCAACGGCTCTCTGGAGCGAGTAAACGCTATTCTAATGACGGCGCTCACTTCCGCACTGGGGATGCTGCCGTTAGCGATCGCCAGTGGAGCCGGAAACGAAATTCTGCAACCCTTAGCAATTGTGGTGCTAGGCGGTTTGTTTACCTCTACAGCGCTGACTTTGTTGGTTATTCCTGCTGTCTACGCGAAGTTTGGCAAACGCTTGATGCCCAAACAAAAATCAGTCGCAGTTGAAACAAGTTTTCCGGTGAATGCGGAGCCACAACCGTCTGCCAGTTCGGTTTTATAA
- the rppA gene encoding two-component system response regulator RppA, whose amino-acid sequence MRVLLVEDEADLGLAIKQILVSEKYVVDWVPDGSQAWHCLESQWTDYTVAIVDWLLPELSGLELCQRLRMHQNPLPVLMLTALGQPENRIAGLDAGADDYLVKPFVMEELLARLRALQRRSPQLQPQNLSIGAFTLDYANNALCSELAQPPQAIPLTVKEFQILAYLMQNPNRIISGSKIRHQLWDLEEEPISNVVAAQMRLLRRKLASYGCNCPIETIPGQGYRFNTAL is encoded by the coding sequence ATGCGAGTTTTGCTAGTAGAAGACGAAGCGGATTTGGGACTAGCCATTAAGCAAATCTTAGTGAGCGAAAAATACGTAGTAGATTGGGTGCCAGACGGCTCTCAGGCATGGCATTGTCTTGAAAGCCAGTGGACAGATTACACGGTGGCGATCGTCGATTGGCTGCTACCAGAGCTATCAGGGCTAGAGTTATGCCAGCGGCTCAGAATGCACCAAAACCCCTTACCCGTGCTGATGCTCACCGCCCTGGGACAACCTGAAAACCGGATCGCCGGACTCGATGCTGGAGCCGATGATTACTTGGTCAAGCCATTTGTGATGGAAGAACTGCTGGCACGGTTGCGGGCACTTCAGCGGCGATCGCCTCAACTTCAACCCCAAAACCTCAGTATTGGTGCATTCACGCTAGATTATGCCAATAATGCCCTGTGCAGCGAACTAGCTCAGCCTCCTCAAGCGATTCCTTTAACCGTCAAGGAATTTCAAATCCTCGCCTATCTGATGCAAAATCCTAATCGCATCATTTCAGGTAGCAAAATTCGGCATCAACTCTGGGATCTAGAAGAAGAACCGATCAGCAATGTGGTTGCAGCACAAATGCGGTTATTGCGACGCAAGTTAGCCAGCTATGGTTGCAACTGCCCGATCGAAACCATTCCGGGTCAGGGCTATCGATTCAACACAGCCTTGTGA
- a CDS encoding efflux RND transporter periplasmic adaptor subunit, producing MKSALFISSIIAVGLAISVPSVGFAHVGHGDEFQAEGGVQRVQVNAETDQMLGIMVTPIEPAADGSAAVMVPITALVDANGKQLVFVQYENFYEPVPITTGATQGDLIEVTQGLSVGEKLVTEGSLSLYAESRKTQTANAAASPTAIASPQTSTAHAQADAQGIPHSHDDAGNLVSQSSETTPQPSGFPIGIVAAAGGGAALLVGAIAFMSGGRKKKNIFSNKKGGF from the coding sequence ATGAAATCCGCTCTATTTATTAGTTCCATTATTGCTGTTGGTTTGGCTATCAGTGTACCTAGCGTTGGGTTTGCTCACGTTGGGCATGGCGATGAATTTCAGGCAGAGGGCGGTGTTCAGCGCGTGCAAGTCAATGCTGAAACCGATCAGATGTTGGGTATTATGGTTACGCCAATTGAGCCAGCCGCAGATGGTAGCGCCGCTGTTATGGTGCCTATCACAGCATTGGTCGATGCTAACGGTAAGCAACTCGTCTTCGTGCAGTATGAGAATTTTTATGAGCCTGTTCCCATCACAACTGGCGCAACTCAGGGCGACCTGATCGAGGTAACTCAAGGATTGTCAGTTGGGGAAAAACTTGTCACTGAAGGAAGTTTGTCGCTCTATGCAGAATCGCGCAAAACTCAAACTGCCAATGCAGCCGCCAGTCCAACCGCAATCGCCTCTCCCCAAACTAGTACAGCCCATGCTCAGGCAGATGCTCAAGGAATCCCTCATAGCCACGATGATGCTGGTAATCTCGTCTCACAGTCTAGTGAAACGACTCCGCAACCGAGCGGATTCCCGATAGGGATTGTAGCCGCAGCCGGTGGTGGAGCAGCGCTGTTGGTAGGGGCGATCGCCTTTATGAGTGGCGGTCGCAAAAAGAAGAACATCTTTTCTAACAAGAAAGGGGGCTTCTAA